The sequence GGGCGACTGGGGCGTGAAGTTGAAGTCGCCGCAGAGCAGCATGTCCAGTAGTCTTTCTGCCGCCTTTTCGGCTCcaccgccctccgcgacctcTCCACTTTCTGCCCCCGCCaggctcggcggcgacgtcgagcgcgagagaggagacgcagtcgagcgagcgccttctctgtctcgcgcaggcgacggcgcgtcaGTGCGTTTGTAGCTTTCGAAGCGACGTTTCCTTTCATTTTCGCTGTCGAGGGATGCAGGCGAATgcgtctcgcggcctcgcattATCTGCTGGCGGAGATTCGCTGCGATCATCGCGAGCGCGCGTTGCCGAAGCGCGTAcaccgcctgcagcagaaggagcAGCTGGGCGAGCTTGatgtctcctcggcggctgTCAAACAAGAGATGGGTGTTTCCGACGATGATCATGCGGCcgtgctgcgccgctgcagcctcctcaTCACGCGGGTCGACCCGAGTCTGGTCTAGACTCGTCGCGTCGTGCCTCCgaccggcgtctgcgtcccgTCCGTCGACCgaccgctgcgcgccgcgctcttcgccgccgcgacggcgcttcGAAACTGAggccgcgtgcagcagccCCGCCCCCCACGCGACGTGAGCCACTGAGCTCGGCGTTTCTTCGCCAGCTGCCTCAAACCGCAAGCGAGAGGGGAACGGCGACACCGGAGAGCGTGAGGCCTCACTCGGTGGCGGTGACACCGCCTCGGGAGACGAACACGAAGCTGCTTCAGACGACTTCGTGCGAGGTATCCTCTCTCTTCCGTCTGCTCCAGCAGAGGTCTCCGCCAGCCCAACACGttcgcgaagcagaaggacAAGGCCAACTTGCGGCTTGTTCACCAAGCTGAGGCGCACACAAACTCGTGAGGCAACGCATGAGGCAACGCGGGAGGCacgcagaagccgccgcAAGCAAAGAAAgtctgcagcagaggagactgCACCCTCCTCGTTCTGCAAGTCGCTCCATACCCGGTCACAAACTCGGGCAGGTGAACGCATCTCTTCCGGAGACCTGAAACCCAGGCTACACACGCACGTTTTTGCGCGTGCATGGGCTCATGCATTCGCGCGCAAAAATCTGACGCGTGCACGCACGCGTACATACACAtcatatatacgtacaccGGATGCACCTGCGAGATGCATGTATATCTATCCACAAacacagcgagagagagagcctgCCTGGGCAGGACTACGAGGAATCaaaggcgagaaaaaagagcGGGTTACCCCTTGCTTTGCTGGCTGAATTCGACGTCGTGCTGCTCAACCAACTCGTAGCGACTTCGCAGCCAGAAGGTCCCCACGCCATCCTGGCGGCCGTTCGTTTTCTGCTTGTAGACACCATCGTAGCccagcgacgcgaagaacTGCATATACACCGCCGCACACAGGCAGAGCCGCATGGAGGAACTAAAACGAAGCAGCGCGCCACCGTGCACGCCGCCCCCAATCCACCAGTCCGGGAAcgaggcgccgagaggcttgaggcgcgcatgcatggaaACACGTGTGAAATCTTTCCATCACGGATGCGCAGCTCTGAAACCAAACGCATTCCCCCTGTAGAGAGAGTCTGCCCACACAGTCATGTATAAATATAACTATATatagttatatatatatgtagttAACGTAGTTCTGAAAACGCCGACCGCGAGGTGCGTGAGTCTCAGACACGCAGCGACCGGGCGGTGTTGAATCCTGGACTTTCCGCTTCTGAGGAGCTGCTTCGAGGCGTACCGGTCTGAAGCGTTTGTGGTAGTGCGTAGCGTCGAGCTCCTGCAGACAGCAGATCGCGGGTCGGTGGCGGAAGATTTCGGTCTCAATGACattcgcgcggctcgcccacTTGACGATGCTCTGATCCTGCACGAAAAAATCCGAACGCAGCGGCACCGAAAGCAGCCGGTTACATGTGCAGCGATGACGCGAGTTTTTCGCAggggacgcggccgcagtcgCCTCGCTGTGCCGAGTACCGGGAGCCAGACGCCGAGTGCTTGATTCTCCcgcacgcagcgacgcacacgcagggCTATGGGCGGCAGTATGTTTGAATGCCGACGaaaacgcagaggcagatgcgcagagacgcagtgTCTGGCTCGGCCGCACCCAGCCATACTTCGTAGGCGTGTGGGGAGAGGCCGTGCGGATATTCTGGAATGCTCTCGCGGGAGAGGAAAGTCGAGCTTACGAGGAATCGGTATTTGTAGTCTGTGAGCGAGTCTGCCAAGATGTTGAAGGTCATCACTCGCATGTTCCATTCGTCGGGCTTTTCTCCTCCGTTGCTTGCGGCAGCAAGCGTCGCCTCCGTGTGCGAGTTCGGAGGCTCCGGCGGTTCGCGGTCTCTAGGCTCGAACCGCCCGCGAGCGTTCCCCGCCACGGCGCTTTCAGACGGCTGGGTGTGACGTCCGCCAGCCTCCTCTTTCTGGGCGCCGAGCGCAGGCACCTCCGCCTCGACTTGGCGCTTCAGACGCCGCACGTCGAGCCAGCCGCGCGTGAGTTCCTCGTCGCGCCAGCGCCCTCGCTCGTCGAGGTCTCTCCTGAAGGAGGtgtccggcggcgcgcagggcgaagcaCACGAGGCAGAATGCTGATGTACATGTGGGATGACGACCCCATCTGGCGTGGGCGTTTCCAGCGGCTCGTCGCTCTCAGGCACCGGTCGCCCGTTggcgcgcttctcgcagcCCTTCTTCTGAAAGTGCCGCTCCTTGACGCCTCTGTTTGGAGCCCAGCCCTGgccctgctgcgcggccgtaGGCTCCacgccccccgcctcctccgccccgtcccccccctccacgAGGTCCTCTGCGTTTCTTGTCGTGTTTGTCCGCGCGTGctgctcggcggcgtcgcgcgaaactggagacgcagacgtggaggacgagggcgaaggcgacgaggccgcagacgcgagtgTGAGCACGCCGTCGGGCTTCGAATTGAaagacgcatgcgccgcagaggacgaaaAGGCGCGCCGGACCCAGCCGCCCAGCGAagagcaggccgccgccatGGCTAGCAACTGagctcgaggcgcagaagatgcgctggccgcgcggcgacgtgcGGCACCACCAGGGTATccgcggagcgaggcaggcgaccgcgaagagaaggacgcgaaTTCCCGCGAGGGAACGAAAGGGAAAGACGCAGAACTCGCCAGAGGCgacagaaaaagacgcgacgccgacgtGAGCCGCGGCGACACGAAGGCAGACCTAGAGGACCTTAGCACGGCTGAGGGAGGTGCGCGAGCGGACGCCGCAACCCGAGGCTTGGGGGGCTCCAGGCCTTCAGAGATAATGAGGCGCCCAGAATGATGACGATGATGAAGCGACCGCGCGCCAGGGgcgggcgaagaagcgacgcaCGCCGACAGACACGTCGGTGTCGACCCCCACGCGCAGCCGGGTTCCGACTTCGCGGGCGGTGAGGTTTCGGTGGAGTGCGGCGTGGCAACACTCTGAGGGGGAGAAGATGCCGCCCGGGAaagccgcgagagccgctTGGATGGCGACGCGGTgcaggcagaggagggcgcgcgcggctcttcaCACGAGGGCGCAACTCTGATGAAAGTCGCAGGGGGGAGAtgaagaggcagcgaagactCGCGGGGGagtccgccgcaggcggagggcgtgTGACAGCGGCACAGCGTGTGCGGCGGGCACGACAGCGGGAagcgaaaaaggaaaaaaagcgGAGGCAAGAGGACACGGCTGCAGCTCGAACAGCGAAGCAAAAACGACAGCGCCATCCTTCCGCCACTCCGCACCGCCACGTCGACTCCAGCAGAAGGCAGAGTCCGCCAAGAGAGTCCACCccggagagaaaacgcgcgcaAACACACAAGAAGGAGCAACGCCCAGCGCACGCCCTCGCCAAGACACGCAACAGAGCTTCCCCAGATAACGGATGCACCGAGCCCCTGGGGGGGTAAAAAGGCAATGCCCCACCTACACGGGCAACGGTGTGCTTTCGacacagcgacagcgagcgaaACGTCTCGGCGAAAATCGCACTTCGGCCCTGTCAGCCACTGCACCACAACCTCTACATAAAGAtcaggctgcaggcgcaggaaTCCAGAGAATGAAAAAAGACTAATCACGAGACATAAATGTCCGCCCGCGTATACACGGAGTCAAGGACGCGATGGGCGGTAAGTCGAATGACGGGCGCCACATTCGATCGCAGATTCCTGTGGGACTGTAGGCATGAGCGGGAGTCCACGATGCGCTGTTTAATTGCAGAGTCTCTTCATTTCCGTGGATATTTCACAAACACGCAAAGGATATGGAAGCCGAGATTCCGTCACGCGACCAGCCTGTGATCCATATTGCGACACGAGAGAGGCTTTCGTTTTTGGCTGTGATGATCCGCTAGCGCTCAAGAAGAAGCCACGCGGCTCTGTCGGCATCTCGGCGTTGAATTCGCTCAAGgggcggcgtcctctctgcgGATTTTCAGCGACAACGTCCTCAGAGGAAgccagacgacgcagacgaagtCAAGATATCATGGCGCCAGCCCGTTATGTGTCGCTCCTCGAGATCAGACTCGCGGCAAAACAACGAGGTGAATGCCCAGTGAAACGCCGCCCAGGTCCGAGAGAAAGGGCGTGCGACAATGGCAACAGCAGGAACAGCAAGGATTTTCAAGAGTTCACTTCAGAGACAAAGACGAGGCCGTGCAGAGAGGATAGCCGAAGTGAATCGCACATGCGAAATGATGGCAGCCTGCGGAGCCTGATGACCTGCCGTCGAGCGCCAGCGTCTCTAGCTGCGCGGGTTGTACCGACTCTCAGCCGGGTGTGCCGTAGAAGCGCAGGTTTGTCGATGAGCTCGCTGCAAGCCTAACTTCTCATTCTCTTTTCAGGTGGACGCCTTTGCGCCTCGCGTGGCTCTCTGTCGAGTGACCAGAAAGGGAGTGCACTCAAATCACGCGCCGGCGTGCTGGGAAGTTACCAAAAGACAACGGGAAAAGAAGGCGCTTTGCTCCCCGAGAGCTCGCCAAAAACGCCTCTggcggagagaggggaaTCTCGCACAACCGAAACAGAAGAGAAATCCGGCTTGCCCTGCATAATTCTGCGTACCCTAGGCTGTTCCCCGATCGCCGTCGAATTCttcgagaaggcgcgctgcGACCCGCCAGGACACTTTTAACCGGAAAAAACGCGTTGGCCGTTGGAGGCACGACTCTGCCGAGTACGCGGACAACTCGAGAACCTAGCGATGAGAGGGAGCGCGGAGTGTGTCGCAAAAAGGAAACGGAAAGGTGAGGTTTTTTCCTTGGAATCGAGGAACACGGGGTTCCAGAGACACGAAATCACTGCAGGCAGCCAGAGATGCGCGTCAAGATTCCCGCAGTCTGCGGACTGTTTTCGCTTGCGCACAccgggagagagcgaaaggAAGGGGAAGGGAGAATCGAGATGAACGCTCGGATTTTTGCCACCAAGAAAaacagccgcagcagacctcgcggacgcggcaatacagctgcgcggcgcccgccggaaGTTTCACAGGGCTTCTCTGCCGTTTTTCCTTCGAGAGATCCTCGGCAAGCGCCAACACTTGCCAAGAGAGaagccgcctccgccagacAAAAACGAAACGACGTGGAGACTCGGCAACTGCGCAGTTTCGGGcaacgagagaaaagacggCCGCCCTCCCGACGCCCTTTCCTCGCCGATCGCGCGAGACCGGAGTCTCGACAAAAAAAGAGCGTGGACGACTCCCCTAGTCGCGCGGGTGCGTCTTTTTCCCGTTAAATCGTGGATAAAGACGAAAacacagaagaggaggcgcgcctggaAAGCAGGAACTGTCACACGCTGTCTGCGGTGTGCCTTTCGAaccctcttcgccgccgtgcAACGCTCCCTGACCCGCTTAACGGCCTGCGGCCTCAGCGCTCAGAAgaacgaaaaagaaaaccgGAAATGCAGCCACGCTGCAAACGAGACATCGCAATGGGCACACCAGGCACTCTCTTTCATTGCCACCTTCAGACTTCCGGGCCTCGtgagctgcagccgccgcgtccagGTGCCTCAACTCACGCGAGGGTCGAGACGacctctgcagacgcgcacgtGATACTCAGCACGGTACCGGGCGCCTTCTCTTAAGGTCGCTGACCATCACGCTCGGAAAAGTCAAGAGCCCAGACTATTAGCAGTGAGACATTCCACGTAACTGGGCTCTGAGAATGCAGCTCCAGCGCagaacgagagagaggcagagagactgcagaggcggcgcgaggtgGCAACCGCTGGCCTCAACGCCCACCTGCGCAGACAAACCAGAGGCGCGACAAAAGAACCACGAGAGAGACAAGTCTGAATCGGGCATGGGCTTGGCTAGTTGCGAACGCCACGTGGTGCAGGTAGCGCCCAAAAAGAGGTAAGGCAACATCCAGGCTAAAAGAAACGAAGGCATCCCAAGCTGCCACAGCGGCTGAAggccccttccccccccgtTGGCGACTCGAGAGGCACGAGGCAAATATATGCTAGCTTTTCCGTGAGACTACTTTCCCCTCCCCCACAAGAGTGAGAGAGGACTTCCGGGAGCTGGTGTGTCGGTCCGAACCAGCAGAAATGTGTGACGATTTGTAAAGCTTGCTCCGGCTGGTGGGGCGTGCGCAGCCCACGCCGCCCGCTGATTCTCCGGCTGCGGAGCCACGCATCTCGGCCGGCGCTCAAAGGCGTATCGCAAGTCCATTTCATCGAATGCGCACTAGTTTATAACTAGCGAATTTGTTGTCTCGCTGCGTGAACCACGCTGTGCTTCACTCTTCCCGCATGTCTTTCTGACTCCGGTGTATATCGGGGTCACTATCTTTGGGCTGTTGCCTGGAAATTCAACGTCCACACTCTCCGCACTATGTCCTAGGGGGGT is a genomic window of Besnoitia besnoiti strain Bb-Ger1 chromosome IV, whole genome shotgun sequence containing:
- a CDS encoding endonuclease/exonuclease/phosphatase family protein (encoded by transcript BESB_051820), yielding MAAACSSLGGWVRRAFSSSAAHASFNSKPDGVLTLASAASSPSPSSSTSASPVSRDAAEQHARTNTTRNAEDLVEGGDGAEEAGGVEPTAAQQGQGWAPNRGVKERHFQKKGCEKRANGRPVPESDEPLETPTPDGVVIPHVHQHSASCASPCAPPDTSFRRDLDERGRWRDEELTRGWLDVRRLKRQVEAEVPALGAQKEEAGGRHTQPSESAVAGNARGRFEPRDREPPEPPNSHTEATLAAASNGGEKPDEWNMRVMTFNILADSLTDYKYRFLDQSIVKWASRANVIETEIFRHRPAICCLQELDATHYHKRFRPFFASLGYDGVYKQKTNGRQDGVGTFWLRSRYELVEQHDVEFSQQSKGLVNKPQVGLVLLLRERVGLAETSAGADGRERIPRTKSSEAASCSSPEAVSPPPSEASRSPVSPFPSRLRFEAAGEETPSSVAHVAWGAGLLHAASVSKRRRGGEERGAQRSVDGRDADAGRRHDATSLDQTRVDPRDEEAAAAQHGRMIIVGNTHLLFDSRRGDIKLAQLLLLLQAVYALRQRALAMIAANLRQQIMRGRETHSPASLDSENERKRRFESYKRTDAPSPARDREGARSTASPLSRSTSPPSLAGAESGEVAEGGGAEKAAERLLDMLLCGDFNFTPQSPLYQLVLQGSFDFSGLDHRKLSGQFLMERHTYRMDAQGYQGRGATIVSTPSESQRITCLDAQQFVRAHMRAAAPLPHSHSEPSRMAETAACLCHGAKPHLAASLAADAAALPPSSSRGSLKLARQTSAPLPQWLQELHRVLGNASLRGGLSPSDLSRSTSLPSATGNPRDTSLRDLRTQPSCAASVITLPLKFNSAYALPKLQRPPKGGATQASHVVMEEPAFTAYHGWQKGCIDYIFYHSEALEVARIYQLPVLAQAKSHGCCPNKVRPDSVVVDD